The sequence below is a genomic window from Dioscorea cayenensis subsp. rotundata cultivar TDr96_F1 chromosome 6, TDr96_F1_v2_PseudoChromosome.rev07_lg8_w22 25.fasta, whole genome shotgun sequence.
atttatatatttcgggtatgataaacttcacccagactcgtttcctgaaacagatttacatctatcattaccacaaaaaccctccataataaacatccattgtttataaattttattactccCATCCTCCCGCAGAATGGTCAaagtgatagcaacgaagagattctcaccgtattacgaaacTGGCAGAAttgaaatcgaacaaaccaaatgaggagaagaacaagatgtaatgcaacttctaggcattgtTTATCAGAaagcaagcagaaagcccttgaaaaggttggacatgatgtgatttggcgcttttttcccaccattttcaagggcaaaaatgagatttcacaacatggacccatttgaagtgaacggtagggggtaaaagggaagttaaacactaacggaagggttgtccgagGTGTGTAAAAGTTgaagggggtttttgggaagttttgaaaattacgaggggtgaatagtaattttccctttaattAGTCTAGGGTTTCTTTATTTAGCCATTAATTTCaagctttgcttttttttaaaagttaaaattaaaattcaagccAAGGCTAGCCATTAATTTCACTATTTGGAGTCTATGCAAAAGTGTGTTTTAGAGGCCCAATACTTGGGCACTAAGGATGTAGCGCTAAATATGTATTTCCACAATATAAAATAAGCATAAAAAGAACGAAGAACTATACCAAACACTCTTGCTtctatttcatctttttttttgtttcttcttcgtATTCTGTATCTTATTTTCAAGAATGAGGTGAATATTTATAGTTATTCATTATACAAATCGAACGGTTAGGATTAAATTGATCCAACTGTGCAAAATATATTGGTTGGTAGAATAATACATTGCTGGATGCTGTTACGGTAAAATATGAGTAGTTGCTACAAGGCTTGCGGCTACTACAGTATAGATATAGGCGGTTATTACAGTGTCATTCATTGTTATAGTAGCATTACCTGTTACAGTACTATCAATTGGTGTAGGATTCCATAATTTCAACAATTattcataacattttttttatataaacaaaatcaaggttgtcagacccggctaagcccaggggtcagggttgaaccggggttgaaccggggtcaataattaaatataaaaaaatattataataattaataataagcaaatataatattaaatccataattatattataaaaacctactcaaatttgatatttaaattgataaacgACCTTATATACAGAtgagagttttctaatttttgtcatttatttttttatatttttttaaatatttacaaatttaatatattaatatataattatcaaatttctctgttatttatttatttatttatttgtttattggttgattttgttaaaataaataagaaatttaattcactaatttttttatatctcaattgagtttttttatttttgtttttaaatttttcttatatttttttatttaattagaatacttttaattttatatttttttataataaaaattacactcatttattgtttttatttttctcaataaattaaatttttttagaaagtatttatataatacattaatatatttttatttttttaaatgttaatttttttgttggtatatatatatatataattctatttattgattataaattataaattaatattaataaatatacacgattttatggtttttaatgagtaaaaataataataaattattaaatatcagaaaaaaattaaacatcatgACTGATTGACCCGTACGGCCAACCGGcttccggttgaaccgccctGGGATCACCGTGCTAACACCGGCTTTTTAATACTCGGGATCGATCAGATATCCCGGGCCAGACCatggccggtccgggtctgacaacattgaacaaaataattaatcaaaaaaaccCACTCTCACATGTTAGAACAAATAGAAACACTGATGGAGATTTTTCTTATCAAATCAAATGGCAGCGATATCATCTTTCCGTCCAACCTCGCTCGCCGCCGCTCGTGTCCATAAGAGATGGCCGTCCCACCCTTTCTCCACCTCCTGCTCCACCGCCGGCCAAACCTCCGGCGAGCCGAAGCCCCTCATGCAAAACCATCTAGTGCTATACACCAAGCCGGGATGCTGCCTCTGCGAAGGCCTCAAGGAGAAACTCCAGGTAGCGCTCTTCCCTCACAGGCCCCAACTCTCTTTGCTCCGTCAATCTCCAGATTCGTGACATCTCCGGCAATCCCGAGTGGGAGAGGCTCTACCAGTATGAAATTCCCGTGCTTGCTCGCGTCCTCCCTGATGGCACTGAGGTCCCTTcctcttttttatttgattcattTCTTGGTACTTTTataatttggttgattttgttggtGATCATTGTGAGTGATGaacttgttttgcatttttcttgTGCTTATTGTGTATAATTTGCATGAATTAAAGATCTTCCCTTTCTTTTCGTGTTTTGGAAGTTTGATGAACTTACTTTTTTGTGGTTTGAGCGGGAGCTTGAGGTAGTTGTTTGTGGAGGATTAAGCTTTTCTTAGTCATGATATTTGTCATATCGTTATTAGGATGTAGCATTTTTGTTCGGTCTAACGTAGTGTTCCAGTGAATGTCTTGTTCAAGAGTTGCATGTAGTTTTGGATGCAGGAAAATTGGCTTTAAGTTTAACTATTGATTGTCAtttttatatgtgtgtgtgtattatatATCTTTATGGGATAAATAGAAGACCCAAGATGTATATTAAAGGAAAGATGCAAGCTTTTCctctattattgttttgtatgCCGAGAAATGCCTTAGGCCTTTATTAGTCCAAATTCTTAATTTGTTATTTCTTAAATGTATTAGATTCACATAAAACTGATATAATATCTATTTGAGCTCACCATAGTAATTGCTCATGGCTGGCACTAGATGGATGAAGAAACAAGCTTGGCAGACCATTTATCATATTTGATCTTTTCCTCTTCCAAAATCCAATTATCCATCTACTTTGAGTTTTATGTTATTTAGACAAAAGTAATAGATATTCAGTCATTCCATACAATTGGATGGCCTAGAATTTCTCATGATCCCTTATACTACATAAAATTTCCAAATCTTATCTCttaatctttttttatgaaCTTAAGACAATTCCtacttaaaaattttcaattccaCTAATGGCTGACTTTTTGGTGGGCAAATTGAGCCTGTTAGCAAACTTAGGGACTGAATTTAATGCAACCATGGTTTTCCTTTACCTAATAAACTTGATCAACATTGAAATGGTCTCTCCACGTGATTGTTAGAC
It includes:
- the LOC120263908 gene encoding LOW QUALITY PROTEIN: uncharacterized protein LOC120263908 (The sequence of the model RefSeq protein was modified relative to this genomic sequence to represent the inferred CDS: deleted 1 base in 1 codon), with the translated sequence MAAISSFRPTSLAAARVHKRWPSHPFSTSCSTAGQTSGEPKPLMQNHLVLYTKPGCCLCEGLKEKLQVALFLTGPNSLCSVNLQIRDISGNPEWERLYQYEIPVLARVLPDGTEETLPRLSPRLGVELIQKKIAAALEN